The following proteins are co-located in the Limanda limanda chromosome 5, fLimLim1.1, whole genome shotgun sequence genome:
- the si:ch211-12e13.12 gene encoding uncharacterized protein si:ch211-12e13.12, with the protein MKKQGNDDTAFIPLSSPTGSGSLQIYHDYQKGGFTMYPGNGHATENGSHNQRDKVATKMPDYVSKSQDQKYQDESVTRNSMWVMESSSQAYWVPEDNSTDPHETLTETSTLTFVDAHTMEDLTENHSLHGMGMVYLKEFVLIDDDDDGDMSLREKTVTDLTVMDGKAADLVCGRLLSTSTGSLSECKEESAAPEAPPSKEVKTGHETRRCCFCTLL; encoded by the coding sequence ATGAAGAAGCAAGGAAACGACGACACCGCCTTCATCCCTCTGTCTTCTCCTACAGGGAGCGGCAGCCTGCAGATCTACCATGACTACCAGAAAGGGGGTTTTACGATGTATCCTGGTAATGGCCATGCCACAGAGAATGGTTCCCACAATCAGAGAGACAAGGTTGCCACCAAGATGCCAGACTACGTTTCCAAAAGTCAAGACCAAAAGTACCAAGACGAGAGTGTGACCAGGAACTCCATGTGGGTGATGGAGTCGAGCAGCCAGGCCTACTGGGTGCCGGAGGACAACTCCACAGACCCACACGAGACCCTGACCGAGACCTCAACTCTGACCTTTGTAGACGCCCACACCATGGAGGATTTAACAGAGAACCACAGTCTCCACGGGATGGGAATGGTTTACCTCAAGGAGTTTGTCCTGAtagatgatgacgatgatgggGACATGTCGCTAAGAGAGAAAACAGTCACAGACTTGACCGTCATGGATGGGAAAGCTGCTGACCTGGTGTGCGGGAGGCTGTTGTCCACCTCGACCGGCTCGTTGTCAGAGTGTAAAGAGGAATCAGCGGCTCCTGAGGCCCCACCCTCCAAGGAAGTTAAGACTGGACATGAAACGAGACGCTGCTGTTTCTGCACCCTCTTATGA
- the susd1 gene encoding sushi domain-containing protein 1 isoform X2: MIVVFLLCVVAGTPTSGQVLDVCATCHPEAKCDNKPDGSGKVCNCKYGFVGNGITFCQDKDECQIGAMKICGPHTKCHNTYGSYDCTCLSGYNPSNNMTIFIPNDGTNCQDIDECRITGLCGDGGWCRNLEGSFECSCQVGYQVQDGTEPFHPYTGKASCKVVDCGQPASVEDTVLLSATGTTYGSVATWVCDEGFIWGSGHNTSVCGADGLWSGPTMVCEDIDECRITGLCGDGGWCRNLEGSFECSCQVGYQVQDGTEPFHPYRGKASCKVVDCGQPASVEDTVLLSATGTTYGSIATWVCDEGFIWGSGHNTSVCGADGLWSGPTMVCEEIDCQEPVHKPHSKTLWDGKTHIGSVVSYQCDEGYHSKSLNNHSVCGESGLWEDIDLWCEEISCGPPLIHPHTNLLWDHTSRPGSVLLYECMDGFYLESGTNISVCSLSGEWGEISINCQAKCGPVPFLANSEVVWHNRSVVMHRCVDGYHSWRGSSSSVCGSSGTWQPATLRCIEIKPAISHVHFLNEKCVQWKAEKYEEDSEDYRVTYTGTRDYQRSFRDEIKQYLSSKAEQLKLCLHLLPATNYSISITALSARFTASITTNTSLPEPPVPVVYYREFDTPVPTLRLNRSANTLDPISLYQVFVLPEEGIMVFDCSSPGSADPLSKNNFSSEYITAQILIGQVGTQMDFTVGDGLYYGGFYNAPLKKGRTYYIILRAVSQWKTTLKSSCVLWAKVTGTSYVLMVSSLSAAAAVGLVAFVILGGYSCIWLFKKK; this comes from the exons ATGATTGTGGTTTTTCTGCTCTGTGTCGTTGCAG GTACGCCAACATCGGGCCAAGTTCTGGACGTGTGCGCCACCTGCCATCCTGAGGCCAAATGTGACAACAAGCCAGATGGCTCTGGCAAAGTTTGTAACTGCAAGTATGGCTTTGTAGGAAATGGAATAACATTCTGTCAAG ACAAAGATGAATGCCAGATAGGAGCCATGAAGATCTGTGGGCCGCACACAAAATGCCACAACACATATGGCAGCTACGACTGTACCTGCCTTTCCGGCTACAACCCTTCAAACAACATGACCATCTTCATCCCAAATGATGGAACCAACTGCCAGG ACATTGATGAGTGCAGGATAACAGGGCTGTGTGGAGATGGAGGTTGGTGCAGGAACCTGGAGGGCAGTTTTGAATGCAGCTGTCAGGTGGGATACCAAGTCCAAGATGGAACAGAACCTTTTCATCCTTACACAGGCAAGGCCTCCTGCAAAG TGGTTGACTGTGGCCAGCCTGCATCGGTGGAGGACACAGTGCTGCTGTCAGCCACAGGGACCACATATGGCAGCGTAGCCACGTGGGTCTGTGATGAAGGCTTCATCTGGGGGAGTGGACACAACACCTCTGTGTGTGGAGCTGATGGACTGTGGAGTGGACCAACTATGGTCTGTGAAG ACATTGATGAGTGCAGGATAACAGGGCTGTGTGGAGATGGAGGTTGGTGCAGGAACCTGGAGGGCAGTTTTGAATGCAGCTGTCAGGTGGGATACCAAGTCCAAGATGGAACAGAACCTTTTCATCCTTACAGAGGCAAGGCCTCCTGCAAAG TGGTTGACTGTGGCCAGCCTGCCTCGGTGGAGGACACAGTGCTGCTGTCGGCCACAGGGACCACATATGGCAGCATTGCCACGTGGGTCTGTGATGAAGGCTTCATCTGGGGGAGTGGACACAACACCTCTGTGTGTGGAGCTGATGGACTGTGGAGTGGACCAACTATGGTCTGTGAAG aAATCGATTGTCAAGAGCCTGTTCATAAACCTCACTCTAAAACACTGTGGGATGGCAAAACGCACATTGGCAGTGTGGTGTCTTACCAATGTGATGAAGGATATCACAGCAAGAGCCTGAATAACCACTCAGTATGTGGAGAGAGTGGACTTTGGGAGGATATAGATCTGTGGTGTGAAG AAATAAGCTGCGGCCCCCCACTAATCCACCCCCATACTAACCTCCTGTGGGACCACACCAGCAGACCCGGCAGCGTGCTGTTGTATGAGTGTATGGATGGATTTTACCTGGAGAGTGGAACAAATATTTCAGTATGTTCATTATCAGGAGAGTGGGGGGAAATATCTATAAATTGCCAAG ctaAATGTGGCCCAGTTCCCTTCCTTGCCAACTCAGAGGTGGTGTGGCATAACAGAAGTGTAGTGATGCACCGCTGTGTGGACGGATATCACAGCTGgaggggcagcagcagctctgtgtgtggcAGCTCCGGGACGTGGCAGCCTGCTACTCTGAGATGTATAG AAATAAAGCCAGCTATCAGTCATGTTCATTTCctcaatgaaaaatgtgtgcaaTGGAAAGCAGAGAAATATGAAGAGGACTCAGAAGACTACAGG GTGACATACACAGGTACCAGAGACTACCAGAGGTCTTTTCGTGATGAAATTAAGCAGTATCTGAGCTCCAAGGCCGAGCAGCTGAaactctgtctccacctgctcCCAGCCACAAACTACAGCATCTCCATTACTGCACTGTCTGCCAGATTCACAGCCTCCATCACCACTAACACCAGTTTACCAG AGCCTCCAGTGCCGGTTGTTTACTACAGAGAATTTGACACTCCTGTACCAACTTTGAGGCTGAACAGATCAGCCAACACACTGGACCCAATAAG TTTGTACCAAGTGTTTGTTCTTCCTGAAGAGGGCATAATGGTGTTTGACTGCTCTTCTCCTGGAAGCGCTGACCCCTTAAGCAAAAACAACTTCTCTTCCGAGTACATTACTGCCCAGATCCTCATCGGACAGGTCGGGACACAGATGGACTTTACTGTTGGGGATGGACTCTACTATGGAGGCTTCTACAATGCACCCCTGAAGAAGGGCAGGACCTATTACATCATCTTACGAGCCGTCAGTCAGTGGAAAACA ACTTTAAAAAGTTCCTGTGTCCTGTGGGCTAAAGTGACAG GTACATCTTATGTCCTGATGGTTTCTtcactctctgcagctgctgcagtagGACTGGTTGCTTTCGTCATTTTGGGTGGATATAGTTGCATCTG gCTGTTCAAGAAGAAATGA
- the LOC133001869 gene encoding immediate early response 3-interacting protein 1-like has translation MAFTLYSLIQAVVLCVNAVAVLHEERFLSKIGWGVDQSVGGFGDEPGVKAQMMNLVRSVRTVMRVPLIAVNSVCIVLLLLFG, from the exons ATGGCCTTTActctgtactcgctcatccagGCCGTAGTCCTGTGTGTCAACGCCGTCGCTGTGTTGCATGAAGAAAGGTTTCTCAGCAAGA TTGGCTGGGGAGTGGACCAAAGTGTCGGAGGGTTTGGAGATGAACCAGGCGTCAAAGCACAGATGATGAACCTTGTCCGCTCTGTGAGGACAGTGATGAGAG TGCCGCTGATCGCAGTCAACTCAGTCTGCATCGTGTTGCTGCTTCTGTTTGGATGA
- the susd1 gene encoding sushi domain-containing protein 1 isoform X1, translating to MIVVFLLCVVAGTPTSGQVLDVCATCHPEAKCDNKPDGSGKVCNCKYGFVGNGITFCQDKDECQIGAMKICGPHTKCHNTYGSYDCTCLSGYNPSNNMTIFIPNDGTNCQDIDECRITGLCGDGGWCRNLEGSFECSCQVGYQVQDGTEPFHPYTGKASCKVVDCGQPASVEDTVLLSATGTTYGSVATWVCDEGFIWGSGHNTSVCGADGLWSGPTMVCEDIDECRITGLCGDGGWCRNLEGSFECSCQVGYQVQDGTEPFHPYRGKASCKVVDCGQPASVEDTVLLSATGTTYGSIATWVCDEGFIWGSGHNTSVCGADGLWSGPTMVCEEVDCGSPPARPHSHMLWNMSSRVGSEVVYQCYSGYHNVGKGNVSSCTAAGQWEEPPVLCQETLCGSPPVSEFTENMWNGSTAPGSTVLYFCKSGFLNRGGHNISVCKENGQWTPLTLVCQEILCGDPPTVPHTGQVRNGSSTPGSTVTYYCKIGFYHSEGNNVSLCTINGSWTKPNISCKEVRCGPPPSIPHSTIQWDKIPTVGSQVVYQCKAGYRSVGDGNISVCTTRGEWDEASLLCHEIDCQEPVHKPHSKTLWDGKTHIGSVVSYQCDEGYHSKSLNNHSVCGESGLWEDIDLWCEEISCGPPLIHPHTNLLWDHTSRPGSVLLYECMDGFYLESGTNISVCSLSGEWGEISINCQAKCGPVPFLANSEVVWHNRSVVMHRCVDGYHSWRGSSSSVCGSSGTWQPATLRCIEIKPAISHVHFLNEKCVQWKAEKYEEDSEDYRVTYTGTRDYQRSFRDEIKQYLSSKAEQLKLCLHLLPATNYSISITALSARFTASITTNTSLPEPPVPVVYYREFDTPVPTLRLNRSANTLDPISLYQVFVLPEEGIMVFDCSSPGSADPLSKNNFSSEYITAQILIGQVGTQMDFTVGDGLYYGGFYNAPLKKGRTYYIILRAVSQWKTTLKSSCVLWAKVTGTSYVLMVSSLSAAAAVGLVAFVILGGYSCIWLFKKK from the exons ATGATTGTGGTTTTTCTGCTCTGTGTCGTTGCAG GTACGCCAACATCGGGCCAAGTTCTGGACGTGTGCGCCACCTGCCATCCTGAGGCCAAATGTGACAACAAGCCAGATGGCTCTGGCAAAGTTTGTAACTGCAAGTATGGCTTTGTAGGAAATGGAATAACATTCTGTCAAG ACAAAGATGAATGCCAGATAGGAGCCATGAAGATCTGTGGGCCGCACACAAAATGCCACAACACATATGGCAGCTACGACTGTACCTGCCTTTCCGGCTACAACCCTTCAAACAACATGACCATCTTCATCCCAAATGATGGAACCAACTGCCAGG ACATTGATGAGTGCAGGATAACAGGGCTGTGTGGAGATGGAGGTTGGTGCAGGAACCTGGAGGGCAGTTTTGAATGCAGCTGTCAGGTGGGATACCAAGTCCAAGATGGAACAGAACCTTTTCATCCTTACACAGGCAAGGCCTCCTGCAAAG TGGTTGACTGTGGCCAGCCTGCATCGGTGGAGGACACAGTGCTGCTGTCAGCCACAGGGACCACATATGGCAGCGTAGCCACGTGGGTCTGTGATGAAGGCTTCATCTGGGGGAGTGGACACAACACCTCTGTGTGTGGAGCTGATGGACTGTGGAGTGGACCAACTATGGTCTGTGAAG ACATTGATGAGTGCAGGATAACAGGGCTGTGTGGAGATGGAGGTTGGTGCAGGAACCTGGAGGGCAGTTTTGAATGCAGCTGTCAGGTGGGATACCAAGTCCAAGATGGAACAGAACCTTTTCATCCTTACAGAGGCAAGGCCTCCTGCAAAG TGGTTGACTGTGGCCAGCCTGCCTCGGTGGAGGACACAGTGCTGCTGTCGGCCACAGGGACCACATATGGCAGCATTGCCACGTGGGTCTGTGATGAAGGCTTCATCTGGGGGAGTGGACACAACACCTCTGTGTGTGGAGCTGATGGACTGTGGAGTGGACCAACTATGGTCTGTGAAG AGGTGGACTGTGGCTCCCCCCCTGCTCGCCCTCACTCTCATATGCTGTGGAATATGAGCTCCAGGGTGGGCTCTGAGGTGGTTTATCAGTGTTACTCTGGCTATCATAATGTTGGAAAGGGAAATGTCTCCAGTTGTACCGCTGCTGGACAGTGGGAAGAGCCGCCGGTGCTCTGCCAAG AGACTTTGTGTGGAAGTCCTCCTGTAAGTGAATTCACTGAGAACATGTGGAACGGTAGCACAGCTCCTGGCAGCACTGTGCTCTATTTCTGTAAATCAGGTTTTCTTAACAGAGGAGGACATAATATATCAGTCTGTAAGGAAAACGGTCAGTGGACACCCCTGACTCTGGTATGCCAAG AGATATTATGTGGGGATCCTCCTACAGTGCCCCACACAGGGCAGGTGAGGAATGGCAGTTCCACCCCTGGAAGCACTGTGACTTACTACTGTAAAATAGGATTTTATCACAGTGAAGGAAATAATGTTTCATTGTGCACAATTAATGGTTCCTGGACAAAACCAAACATCTCATGTAAAG AAGTTCGATGTGGCCcacccccctccatccctcactcAACCATACAGTGGGATAAAATTCCCACTGTGGGCTCTCAAGTTGTGTATCAGTGTAAAGCTGGATATCGCAGTGTTGGAGATGGAAATATATCAGTTTGTACTACCAGAGGAGAATGGGATGAGGCATCTCTGCTGTGTCACG aAATCGATTGTCAAGAGCCTGTTCATAAACCTCACTCTAAAACACTGTGGGATGGCAAAACGCACATTGGCAGTGTGGTGTCTTACCAATGTGATGAAGGATATCACAGCAAGAGCCTGAATAACCACTCAGTATGTGGAGAGAGTGGACTTTGGGAGGATATAGATCTGTGGTGTGAAG AAATAAGCTGCGGCCCCCCACTAATCCACCCCCATACTAACCTCCTGTGGGACCACACCAGCAGACCCGGCAGCGTGCTGTTGTATGAGTGTATGGATGGATTTTACCTGGAGAGTGGAACAAATATTTCAGTATGTTCATTATCAGGAGAGTGGGGGGAAATATCTATAAATTGCCAAG ctaAATGTGGCCCAGTTCCCTTCCTTGCCAACTCAGAGGTGGTGTGGCATAACAGAAGTGTAGTGATGCACCGCTGTGTGGACGGATATCACAGCTGgaggggcagcagcagctctgtgtgtggcAGCTCCGGGACGTGGCAGCCTGCTACTCTGAGATGTATAG AAATAAAGCCAGCTATCAGTCATGTTCATTTCctcaatgaaaaatgtgtgcaaTGGAAAGCAGAGAAATATGAAGAGGACTCAGAAGACTACAGG GTGACATACACAGGTACCAGAGACTACCAGAGGTCTTTTCGTGATGAAATTAAGCAGTATCTGAGCTCCAAGGCCGAGCAGCTGAaactctgtctccacctgctcCCAGCCACAAACTACAGCATCTCCATTACTGCACTGTCTGCCAGATTCACAGCCTCCATCACCACTAACACCAGTTTACCAG AGCCTCCAGTGCCGGTTGTTTACTACAGAGAATTTGACACTCCTGTACCAACTTTGAGGCTGAACAGATCAGCCAACACACTGGACCCAATAAG TTTGTACCAAGTGTTTGTTCTTCCTGAAGAGGGCATAATGGTGTTTGACTGCTCTTCTCCTGGAAGCGCTGACCCCTTAAGCAAAAACAACTTCTCTTCCGAGTACATTACTGCCCAGATCCTCATCGGACAGGTCGGGACACAGATGGACTTTACTGTTGGGGATGGACTCTACTATGGAGGCTTCTACAATGCACCCCTGAAGAAGGGCAGGACCTATTACATCATCTTACGAGCCGTCAGTCAGTGGAAAACA ACTTTAAAAAGTTCCTGTGTCCTGTGGGCTAAAGTGACAG GTACATCTTATGTCCTGATGGTTTCTtcactctctgcagctgctgcagtagGACTGGTTGCTTTCGTCATTTTGGGTGGATATAGTTGCATCTG gCTGTTCAAGAAGAAATGA
- the si:ch211-12e13.1 gene encoding uncharacterized protein si:ch211-12e13.1, with product MGNAQSCGVAFLTVGSVYLLYAHIYRSHQLLKTNVLSSDHLPSFLYLYLRSLSRAVSRRAGHLHTKPQEERREAVFTVLRCRLDPVTLRRFCSAVGYGWDYPDTEYRDIPLCFPEFLCGRLLLMVLTDPSFRLSPAGLVRVRQSVKTLQPIDELKKGPFMLQVRVMEYRPIDAGVEVDICLSASSRSGSLLWESVLTLLSKNQLHTADTCFTETQHESQPCEPVPDNMKQVELRVPWRTNLLCAWSSSTSSLHRLLSLPAWLFGRRSQSAPSLWMLSVCLAEIEKHKGVEVITAPISVTVQFREPLSVQGKVVIRFWETTNKMGQPYAESLSFHMQQPGSNIYHMVGMISKS from the exons ATGGGGAATGCGCAGAGTTGCGGTGTGGCCTTCCTCACCGTGGGTTCGGTGTATTTACTCTACGCTCACATTTACCGCTCTCACCAGCTGCTGAAGACTAACGTGCTCAGCAGCGACCACCTGCCCAGCTTCCTGTACCTCTACCTGAGGAGTCTGAGCCGAGCTGtgagcaggagagcaggacaCCTACACACCAAgccacaggaggagaggagggaagctGTGTTCACGGTCCTCCGGTGCAG GCTGGACCCTGTCACCCTGAGGAGGTTCTGCAGTGCAGTGGGTTATGGCTGGGATTATCCAGACACTGAGTACAGAGACATCCCCCTGTGCTTCCCTGAGTTCCTGTGTGGCAGACTGCTGCTGATGGTGCTCACTGATCCCAGCTTCAGACTCAGCCCAGCAG GTCTGGTCCGTGTGCGTCAGAGTGTGAAAACCCTTCAGCCGATTGATGAGCTGAAGAAAGGTCCGTTCATGCTGCAGGTGCGAGTCATGGAGTACCGGCCAATCGACGCAGGGGTGGAGGTTGACATCTGTCTTTCCGCCAGCTCTCGTTCAGGGAGCCTCTTGTGGGAGAGCGTCCTGACACTGCTGTCCAAAAACCAGCTCCACACAGCCGACACATGCTTCACAGAGACCCAACATGAAA GCCAACCATGTGAGCCTGTGCCAGACAACATGAAGCAGGTAGAGCTCCGAGTTCCCTGGAGAACCAACCTGTTGTGTGCATggtcctcctctacctcctccctCCATCGGCTCCTCTCTCTACCAGCCTGGCTGTTCGGCCGCAGATCGCAGTCTGCACCGAGTCTCTGGATGCTGTCAGTCTGCTTGGCTGAAATCGAAAAACACAAAG GGGTTGAAGTCATCACAGCTCCGATCAGCGTCACCGTCCAGTTTAGGGAGCCTCTGTCGGTACAAGGAAAAGTGGTGATCAGGTTTTGGGAGACGACCAATAAAATGGGTCAGCCCTATGCTGAAAGCCTCAGCTTCCACATGCAGCAGCCTGGAAGCAACATATATCATATGGTCGGGATGATTTCTAAGTCTTGA
- the susd1 gene encoding sushi domain-containing protein 1 isoform X3 — protein sequence MIVVFLLCVVAGTPTSGQVLDVCATCHPEAKCDNKPDGSGKVCNCKYGFVGNGITFCQDKDECQIGAMKICGPHTKCHNTYGSYDCTCLSGYNPSNNMTIFIPNDGTNCQDIDECRITGLCGDGGWCRNLEGSFECSCQVGYQVQDGTEPFHPYTGKASCKVVDCGQPASVEDTVLLSATGTTYGSVATWVCDEGFIWGSGHNTSVCGADGLWSGPTMVCEDIDECRITGLCGDGGWCRNLEGSFECSCQVGYQVQDGTEPFHPYRGKASCKVVDCGQPASVEDTVLLSATGTTYGSIATWVCDEGFIWGSGHNTSVCGADGLWSGPTMVCEAKCGPVPFLANSEVVWHNRSVVMHRCVDGYHSWRGSSSSVCGSSGTWQPATLRCIEIKPAISHVHFLNEKCVQWKAEKYEEDSEDYRVTYTGTRDYQRSFRDEIKQYLSSKAEQLKLCLHLLPATNYSISITALSARFTASITTNTSLPEPPVPVVYYREFDTPVPTLRLNRSANTLDPISLYQVFVLPEEGIMVFDCSSPGSADPLSKNNFSSEYITAQILIGQVGTQMDFTVGDGLYYGGFYNAPLKKGRTYYIILRAVSQWKTTLKSSCVLWAKVTGTSYVLMVSSLSAAAAVGLVAFVILGGYSCIWLFKKK from the exons ATGATTGTGGTTTTTCTGCTCTGTGTCGTTGCAG GTACGCCAACATCGGGCCAAGTTCTGGACGTGTGCGCCACCTGCCATCCTGAGGCCAAATGTGACAACAAGCCAGATGGCTCTGGCAAAGTTTGTAACTGCAAGTATGGCTTTGTAGGAAATGGAATAACATTCTGTCAAG ACAAAGATGAATGCCAGATAGGAGCCATGAAGATCTGTGGGCCGCACACAAAATGCCACAACACATATGGCAGCTACGACTGTACCTGCCTTTCCGGCTACAACCCTTCAAACAACATGACCATCTTCATCCCAAATGATGGAACCAACTGCCAGG ACATTGATGAGTGCAGGATAACAGGGCTGTGTGGAGATGGAGGTTGGTGCAGGAACCTGGAGGGCAGTTTTGAATGCAGCTGTCAGGTGGGATACCAAGTCCAAGATGGAACAGAACCTTTTCATCCTTACACAGGCAAGGCCTCCTGCAAAG TGGTTGACTGTGGCCAGCCTGCATCGGTGGAGGACACAGTGCTGCTGTCAGCCACAGGGACCACATATGGCAGCGTAGCCACGTGGGTCTGTGATGAAGGCTTCATCTGGGGGAGTGGACACAACACCTCTGTGTGTGGAGCTGATGGACTGTGGAGTGGACCAACTATGGTCTGTGAAG ACATTGATGAGTGCAGGATAACAGGGCTGTGTGGAGATGGAGGTTGGTGCAGGAACCTGGAGGGCAGTTTTGAATGCAGCTGTCAGGTGGGATACCAAGTCCAAGATGGAACAGAACCTTTTCATCCTTACAGAGGCAAGGCCTCCTGCAAAG TGGTTGACTGTGGCCAGCCTGCCTCGGTGGAGGACACAGTGCTGCTGTCGGCCACAGGGACCACATATGGCAGCATTGCCACGTGGGTCTGTGATGAAGGCTTCATCTGGGGGAGTGGACACAACACCTCTGTGTGTGGAGCTGATGGACTGTGGAGTGGACCAACTATGGTCTGTGAAG ctaAATGTGGCCCAGTTCCCTTCCTTGCCAACTCAGAGGTGGTGTGGCATAACAGAAGTGTAGTGATGCACCGCTGTGTGGACGGATATCACAGCTGgaggggcagcagcagctctgtgtgtggcAGCTCCGGGACGTGGCAGCCTGCTACTCTGAGATGTATAG AAATAAAGCCAGCTATCAGTCATGTTCATTTCctcaatgaaaaatgtgtgcaaTGGAAAGCAGAGAAATATGAAGAGGACTCAGAAGACTACAGG GTGACATACACAGGTACCAGAGACTACCAGAGGTCTTTTCGTGATGAAATTAAGCAGTATCTGAGCTCCAAGGCCGAGCAGCTGAaactctgtctccacctgctcCCAGCCACAAACTACAGCATCTCCATTACTGCACTGTCTGCCAGATTCACAGCCTCCATCACCACTAACACCAGTTTACCAG AGCCTCCAGTGCCGGTTGTTTACTACAGAGAATTTGACACTCCTGTACCAACTTTGAGGCTGAACAGATCAGCCAACACACTGGACCCAATAAG TTTGTACCAAGTGTTTGTTCTTCCTGAAGAGGGCATAATGGTGTTTGACTGCTCTTCTCCTGGAAGCGCTGACCCCTTAAGCAAAAACAACTTCTCTTCCGAGTACATTACTGCCCAGATCCTCATCGGACAGGTCGGGACACAGATGGACTTTACTGTTGGGGATGGACTCTACTATGGAGGCTTCTACAATGCACCCCTGAAGAAGGGCAGGACCTATTACATCATCTTACGAGCCGTCAGTCAGTGGAAAACA ACTTTAAAAAGTTCCTGTGTCCTGTGGGCTAAAGTGACAG GTACATCTTATGTCCTGATGGTTTCTtcactctctgcagctgctgcagtagGACTGGTTGCTTTCGTCATTTTGGGTGGATATAGTTGCATCTG gCTGTTCAAGAAGAAATGA